A stretch of Flavobacterium sp. N1994 DNA encodes these proteins:
- a CDS encoding cation:proton antiporter: MRNIKNSLFYIIVTGGFTYLMYRIVEQGKLLEVGRKIISPSSTDSQWVQFLSSLFHNLQHPLALLLFQIITIVLVARVFGWIFRKIGQPSVIGEIIAGIVLGPSLFGLYFPDMKDALFPVESLGNLQLLSQIGLILFMFVIGMELDLKVLKNKANEAVVISHASIVIPFALGIGLSYYIYHQFAPSGVEFLSFSLFMGIAMSITAFPVLARIVQERGIHKTRLGTIVITCAAADDITAWCILAVVIAIVKAGSFVSSLYVIGLALVYVLTMLFVVKPFLKRVGDLYAKKENIKKSVVAIFLLTLIVSAYVSEIIGIHALFGAFLMGAIMPDIAKFRNVFIEKVEDVSVILLLPLFFVFTGLRTEIGLINDIYLWKVTGCIIAVAVAGKFFGSALAAKFVGQTWRDSLTIGALMNTRGLMELVVLNIGYELGVLSPKVFTMMVIMALVTTFMTGPALDIINFIFKTKDVIIPSEVKKNSDFNILISFGNNEKGKSLLRLANSLTKKQSDTANVTAMHLTMSDEMHAYNLEEYEAATFKPIIEESQNLNQEITTIFKATGDIETDIADIAREGKYDLLLVGLGKSIFEGTILGKVLGFTSRIINPDRLLDKFKGKEGLFENSPFDDRTRLIISKTKTPLGILIDKDLQKIEKVFLGIFSVGDVFLIDYAQKLIYNNGSHITILDNNEHTKNNFIVENSLAALEQSYPNNIEVSVTDKLNKPFLQQQDLMVFSLETWKKLVDDEVSWLTDIPSVLIVKP, encoded by the coding sequence ATGAGAAATATAAAAAACTCTTTATTTTATATCATTGTTACCGGTGGGTTCACCTACTTAATGTATAGAATTGTTGAACAAGGAAAACTTTTAGAAGTAGGTAGAAAAATCATTTCTCCATCATCTACAGATAGCCAATGGGTTCAGTTTCTATCTTCTTTATTTCATAATTTACAACATCCGCTAGCTTTATTGCTTTTCCAAATCATTACCATTGTCCTCGTGGCTAGAGTTTTTGGATGGATTTTCAGAAAGATTGGACAGCCTTCAGTCATTGGTGAAATCATCGCTGGAATTGTTCTTGGTCCCTCTCTTTTTGGATTATATTTTCCCGATATGAAGGATGCTTTATTTCCAGTTGAATCTCTTGGAAATCTTCAGTTATTGAGCCAAATAGGATTAATACTTTTCATGTTTGTTATCGGAATGGAATTGGACTTAAAAGTCTTAAAAAACAAAGCCAATGAAGCCGTAGTAATTAGTCATGCGAGTATTGTTATCCCGTTTGCTTTAGGTATCGGATTGTCGTATTACATCTATCATCAATTTGCGCCATCAGGCGTTGAGTTTCTTTCATTCAGTTTGTTCATGGGAATTGCTATGAGTATCACTGCATTTCCGGTTTTAGCCCGAATTGTGCAGGAACGAGGCATTCATAAAACAAGATTAGGGACTATCGTTATTACATGTGCCGCTGCCGATGATATTACTGCATGGTGCATCTTAGCAGTCGTAATTGCAATTGTCAAAGCGGGAAGTTTTGTGAGTTCTTTGTATGTTATTGGATTGGCTCTTGTCTATGTTTTGACTATGCTTTTTGTGGTAAAACCTTTTTTGAAACGTGTCGGAGATTTGTATGCAAAAAAGGAAAATATCAAAAAATCCGTTGTCGCAATTTTTCTTTTAACCTTAATTGTTTCTGCTTATGTAAGCGAAATCATTGGTATTCACGCTTTATTTGGTGCCTTTTTGATGGGAGCCATTATGCCTGATATCGCTAAATTCAGAAATGTTTTTATTGAAAAAGTAGAAGATGTATCAGTCATTTTATTGCTGCCGTTATTCTTTGTATTCACAGGATTACGAACCGAGATTGGATTAATTAATGATATCTATTTATGGAAAGTTACGGGCTGTATCATTGCAGTAGCTGTGGCCGGAAAATTCTTCGGAAGTGCATTAGCGGCAAAGTTTGTCGGACAAACCTGGAGGGATAGTTTGACCATCGGCGCTTTAATGAATACTCGAGGGTTAATGGAATTAGTGGTGTTAAATATTGGATACGAATTAGGAGTGCTTTCCCCAAAAGTATTTACCATGATGGTTATTATGGCATTGGTTACCACATTTATGACTGGGCCAGCATTAGATATAATCAATTTTATTTTTAAAACTAAAGATGTTATTATTCCTTCTGAAGTTAAAAAGAATTCCGATTTTAATATCCTGATTTCGTTTGGGAACAATGAAAAAGGGAAATCATTATTGCGTTTGGCCAACAGTCTTACCAAAAAACAATCTGATACAGCTAATGTTACGGCCATGCATTTAACCATGAGTGACGAAATGCACGCCTACAATTTAGAAGAATATGAAGCAGCTACTTTCAAACCTATTATAGAGGAATCTCAAAACCTTAATCAAGAAATTACAACGATTTTCAAAGCAACTGGGGATATAGAAACCGACATTGCTGATATTGCAAGAGAAGGGAAATACGATTTACTATTGGTCGGTTTAGGGAAATCCATTTTTGAAGGAACCATTTTAGGGAAAGTACTTGGATTTACTTCAAGAATTATTAACCCAGATAGATTATTGGATAAGTTCAAAGGGAAAGAAGGATTGTTTGAAAACTCACCTTTTGATGATAGAACTCGTTTGATAATTTCAAAAACCAAAACACCACTAGGAATCTTAATTGACAAAGATTTGCAAAAAATTGAAAAAGTCTTTCTGGGTATTTTTAGTGTTGGTGATGTATTCTTAATTGACTATGCTCAAAAATTGATTTACAATAATGGTTCTCACATTACCATTTTAGATAATAATGAACATACTAAAAACAATTTTATTGTTGAAAATTCATTAGCTGCCTTAGAACAAAGCTATCCTAATAACATTGAAGTTTCTGTCACAGATAAACTCAACAAACCGTTTTTACAACAGCAAGATTTGATGGTTTTTAGTTTAGAAACTTGGAAAAAGTTAGTAGATGATGAGGTGTCTTGGCTGACTGATATTCCTTCTGTGCTTATTGTTAAGCCGTAA
- the frr gene encoding ribosome recycling factor has product MEEIEFILDSTKESMAGSIAHLEKEFLNIRAGKASPQMLGSVFVDYYGSQTPLSQVSNVNIPDARTITIQPYEKNMLQTIEKAIMVANLGFNPMNNGENIIINVPALTEERRRDLVKQAKAEAEDAKIGIRNARKDANTEIKKLEKEGTSEDVCKTAEDDIQKLTDGFIRKVEEHLATKEAEIMKV; this is encoded by the coding sequence ATGGAAGAAATAGAATTTATTTTAGACAGTACAAAAGAATCGATGGCAGGTTCTATTGCGCATTTAGAAAAAGAGTTTTTGAATATTCGCGCTGGAAAAGCTTCACCACAAATGTTGGGGAGTGTTTTTGTAGATTATTATGGCTCTCAAACACCACTATCGCAAGTTTCCAATGTGAACATTCCAGATGCTCGAACCATTACTATTCAGCCTTATGAAAAAAACATGTTGCAAACTATAGAAAAAGCCATTATGGTGGCCAATCTTGGTTTCAATCCTATGAACAATGGTGAAAACATTATCATCAATGTTCCTGCTTTGACTGAGGAAAGAAGACGTGACTTGGTAAAACAAGCAAAAGCAGAAGCAGAAGATGCCAAAATCGGAATCAGAAATGCTCGTAAAGACGCCAATACTGAAATTAAAAAATTAGAAAAAGAAGGGACTTCGGAAGATGTTTGTAAAACGGCTGAAGATGACATTCAAAAATTAACGGATGGTTTTATCCGAAAAGTGGAGGAACACTTGGCTACAAAAGAAGCCGAAATTATGAAAGTATAA
- a CDS encoding thioredoxin family protein, whose amino-acid sequence MVPIIKKSLSNSYDYAQYRSIVSSLLKERKASGKEQTQDLLHYSELNEARMNRLGKTIKISTEYIQQLNHLQGEYIWLVLSEGWCGDAAQILPVIHKMAESSHKIDLKIVFRDENEDLMNLFLTNGTKSIPKLIVLDKNTLSVLGDFGPRPNGAKKLILDYKALHGIVDETAKTNLQLWYLHDKGLSTQKEIMDLMTRADLAAAQIPMVK is encoded by the coding sequence ATGGTACCTATCATTAAGAAAAGTTTGTCTAATAGCTATGATTATGCTCAATATAGAAGTATAGTTTCCTCTTTACTTAAAGAAAGAAAAGCATCTGGAAAAGAACAAACTCAAGATTTGCTTCACTATTCTGAATTGAATGAAGCGCGTATGAATCGTTTGGGGAAAACCATAAAAATTTCAACCGAATACATTCAGCAATTAAATCATTTGCAGGGGGAATATATTTGGTTAGTGCTTTCTGAAGGATGGTGTGGCGATGCAGCTCAGATTCTTCCTGTGATTCATAAAATGGCCGAAAGTTCCCATAAAATTGATTTAAAAATTGTGTTTCGAGATGAGAACGAGGATTTGATGAATTTGTTTTTGACTAATGGAACCAAATCTATTCCCAAATTAATTGTATTAGATAAAAATACTTTGAGCGTTTTAGGCGATTTTGGACCAAGACCAAACGGAGCTAAAAAACTGATTCTCGATTATAAAGCACTACACGGAATAGTAGATGAAACGGCTAAAACTAATTTGCAACTTTGGTATTTACACGATAAAGGATTGTCAACTCAAAAAGAAATTATGGATTTGATGACTAGGGCTGATTTAGCAGCTGCTCAAATCCCGATGGTGAAATAG
- a CDS encoding cell division protein FtsX, whose translation MSDSFEKFQKRRVITSYFSVVLSIFLVLFLLGILGLFVINSKRLSDNFKEEIVMTVFFKTEASDSAISAFNTELKTAKFAKSFAYVSKEKAAEQHKKVIGEDFMQFLGVNPLQNSFDIHLKADYVTNPEIAKIQNRLRKNDMIADIVYDKQLVTLVNDNIKNISMWILIISCVFALVSVLLINSSLRLSIYANRFIIKTMQMVGATKSFIRKPFIKTNVILGFVGAVLAILALIGVLIYIETSFPNLGIMENKLAIIGVLLGVLVLGTVITFISTYFATQRFLNLRTDDLY comes from the coding sequence ATGTCAGACTCATTTGAAAAGTTTCAGAAGCGCAGAGTTATTACCTCTTATTTTTCGGTAGTGTTGAGTATCTTTTTGGTGTTGTTTTTGTTGGGAATCTTGGGGCTTTTTGTCATCAATTCCAAACGATTGTCAGACAACTTTAAGGAAGAAATTGTGATGACGGTATTCTTTAAAACCGAAGCTTCCGACTCCGCTATAAGCGCCTTTAACACCGAATTGAAAACAGCCAAGTTTGCAAAATCTTTTGCCTATGTTTCGAAAGAGAAAGCGGCTGAGCAACATAAGAAAGTTATTGGGGAGGATTTTATGCAGTTTTTGGGCGTAAACCCTTTACAAAATTCGTTTGATATTCATTTGAAAGCTGATTATGTGACCAATCCTGAGATAGCTAAAATTCAGAATCGTTTGCGTAAAAATGATATGATTGCGGATATTGTTTATGACAAGCAATTGGTGACTTTGGTGAACGACAACATCAAAAACATTAGTATGTGGATATTGATTATTAGTTGTGTTTTTGCGCTGGTTTCGGTGTTGTTGATTAACAGTTCGTTGCGTTTATCTATTTATGCGAATCGCTTTATTATCAAGACCATGCAAATGGTGGGGGCTACCAAGTCCTTTATTAGAAAACCTTTTATTAAGACTAATGTTATTCTTGGTTTTGTGGGAGCGGTATTGGCGATTTTGGCTTTGATTGGCGTGTTGATTTATATTGAAACTAGTTTCCCGAATTTGGGAATTATGGAAAATAAATTGGCTATCATTGGGGTGTTGTTGGGTGTTTTAGTGCTTGGAACTGTGATTACTTTTATTAGCACCTATTTTGCAACACAGCGCTTTTTGAATTTGAGAACAGACGATTTGTATTAG
- a CDS encoding DUF5686 and carboxypeptidase regulatory-like domain-containing protein codes for MKQFFILFLFFPMLLQAQYQVHGIIKDVETKKALPFATITTEKKVTTIADVDGKFNLISVTAPEILTISYVGYESKTISLVEIKSFLTLYLSPKIDALKEVIIPNSNTANAIITKVIQQKANNNPQKKLQSFQFKSYNKLVVTANPDSIIGKIDTVFVNAVSKDKIVKIDSSDYKFKKLIDKQHLFLTEKVSQFQFEKPLLKETILGTKMAGFKEPVYEFLGFSLQSFSIYDDQYELFETKYKSPIANNALQRYRFKILDTTFVDNRKVVVVYFKNKNNAKGLEGLLYIDQENYAIAKAIMRIRGVLDITGIHEFSYLPEEKVWFPTRKNFKIVKGKSKEQTTILGGRIAFSAEDDETNSKKAASDFTYLSSEMHVFDLKVNPPLSIKKSFIAIDVKENANNQNNAFWKSNRIDSLDRRSERTYLVLDSLVTKRKIEKKIRLGRKIINGYLPVGCFDFDLRYLLTYNNYEGFRFGIGGITNELFSKKIRVEGYTAYGLKDETIKYNIGSAFRIGNASSSWIGAAYTDDVREIASTNFATDKRTFRFYDSRPFNISTFYNHKTWRAYLETKIIPKSESIWQLSHSEIRPLFNYTFAYEGKLYNEFAFTTALLSIQWNPNSDFMQTPTGRIEFEKRFPKFSLQYTKSLPGVWGNHFVFDKIDIRIEYEKKYLNDQKSTFLVQAGSVFGAAPITHLYSVSPNNLTAENIIEQIKLSGKNSFETMYYNEFFSSEYVMFQLKHGFKRLTVFRNIKPSIVLVTRMAWGDMQHPERHLGIVYKTLDRGFFESGIELNQIYKGFGLGGFYRYGPNQLPRFEDNLAIKVSFIFDFGF; via the coding sequence ATGAAGCAATTCTTTATTTTGTTTTTATTTTTCCCGATGTTGCTTCAAGCACAATATCAAGTCCATGGAATTATTAAAGATGTTGAGACAAAAAAAGCACTTCCTTTTGCCACAATTACTACAGAAAAAAAAGTCACAACCATTGCTGATGTGGATGGTAAGTTTAATTTAATTTCAGTTACAGCACCTGAAATCTTGACTATTTCTTATGTTGGTTATGAATCAAAAACCATTTCATTAGTAGAAATCAAATCGTTTTTAACACTTTATCTTTCCCCAAAAATTGATGCACTAAAAGAGGTTATTATTCCCAATTCAAATACGGCAAATGCTATTATTACGAAAGTAATTCAACAAAAGGCAAACAACAATCCTCAAAAAAAGCTACAAAGTTTTCAATTCAAATCATACAATAAATTAGTAGTAACTGCCAATCCTGACTCTATTATTGGTAAAATTGACACCGTTTTTGTTAATGCAGTTTCCAAAGATAAAATCGTCAAAATTGATTCTTCGGATTATAAGTTTAAAAAGCTAATTGATAAGCAACATTTGTTTCTTACTGAAAAAGTATCCCAATTTCAATTTGAAAAACCTCTTTTAAAAGAAACAATTCTAGGGACCAAAATGGCTGGTTTCAAAGAGCCTGTTTATGAATTTTTGGGATTCAGTTTACAGTCATTTTCTATTTATGATGACCAATATGAACTTTTTGAAACCAAATACAAAAGCCCAATTGCCAATAATGCATTGCAACGATATCGATTTAAAATATTAGACACCACTTTTGTGGATAATCGAAAAGTGGTGGTGGTATACTTCAAAAATAAAAATAATGCTAAAGGATTAGAGGGATTGCTTTATATAGACCAAGAAAACTATGCCATTGCTAAAGCTATAATGAGAATTCGAGGCGTTTTAGATATTACGGGAATTCATGAATTTAGCTATTTGCCAGAGGAAAAAGTTTGGTTTCCAACGCGTAAAAATTTTAAAATTGTAAAAGGGAAAAGCAAAGAACAAACTACTATTTTAGGCGGAAGGATTGCATTTTCAGCCGAAGATGATGAAACAAATTCGAAAAAAGCGGCTTCTGATTTTACTTATCTTTCTTCCGAAATGCATGTTTTTGATTTGAAAGTAAATCCCCCTTTGTCTATAAAAAAATCATTTATTGCCATTGATGTTAAAGAGAATGCAAATAACCAAAATAATGCTTTTTGGAAATCCAATCGCATTGACAGTTTAGATAGAAGAAGTGAAAGAACCTATCTCGTTTTGGATAGTTTAGTAACCAAGCGAAAGATTGAAAAAAAGATTAGATTGGGCCGAAAAATCATCAATGGGTATTTACCTGTGGGCTGTTTTGATTTTGATTTACGCTATTTGTTAACTTATAATAATTATGAAGGATTCCGATTTGGCATAGGAGGCATTACTAACGAATTGTTCTCGAAAAAAATTAGAGTTGAAGGATATACCGCCTATGGTTTAAAAGACGAAACGATTAAATATAATATTGGTTCAGCCTTCAGAATTGGCAATGCCTCCAGCTCCTGGATAGGCGCCGCTTATACTGATGATGTTCGGGAAATTGCTAGTACTAATTTCGCTACTGACAAACGGACCTTCAGATTCTATGATTCTAGGCCCTTCAATATTAGCACGTTTTATAATCATAAAACTTGGCGGGCCTATCTGGAGACTAAAATCATTCCAAAATCCGAAAGTATTTGGCAGCTTTCCCATAGCGAAATCCGGCCTTTGTTTAATTATACTTTTGCTTATGAAGGCAAACTGTACAATGAGTTTGCTTTTACAACAGCCTTATTGTCTATACAATGGAATCCGAACAGTGATTTTATGCAAACTCCCACTGGCAGAATTGAATTTGAAAAACGGTTTCCAAAATTCTCTTTACAATATACAAAATCACTTCCTGGCGTTTGGGGAAATCACTTTGTTTTTGACAAAATTGATATTAGGATTGAATATGAAAAAAAATATTTAAACGATCAAAAATCTACTTTTTTAGTGCAGGCAGGAAGTGTCTTTGGTGCTGCTCCTATTACTCATTTGTATAGTGTTTCTCCCAACAATTTGACTGCGGAAAATATAATAGAACAAATTAAATTAAGTGGAAAAAACAGTTTTGAGACCATGTATTATAACGAATTTTTTTCAAGTGAATATGTGATGTTTCAACTCAAACATGGTTTCAAGCGACTAACCGTATTTCGAAACATAAAGCCTTCTATTGTACTAGTAACTCGAATGGCTTGGGGCGACATGCAACATCCTGAGCGACACTTAGGAATAGTTTATAAAACTTTAGACCGTGGTTTTTTTGAGTCAGGCATTGAACTCAACCAAATTTACAAAGGTTTTGGATTGGGTGGATTTTACAGATATGGTCCAAATCAATTACCAAGATTTGAAGATAATCTTGCCATTAAAGTAAGTTTTATATTTGATTTTGGATTTTAG
- a CDS encoding DUF3098 domain-containing protein: MKNNEQQPDFLFDKVNYKILLIGIVVIALGFILMSGGGSDDPKVFNEDVFSFRRIRLAPTVVLIGFGITIYSIFKKSKTA, from the coding sequence ATGAAAAATAACGAGCAACAACCAGATTTTCTTTTTGATAAAGTAAATTACAAGATATTATTGATTGGCATAGTTGTAATTGCTTTAGGGTTTATCCTTATGAGTGGTGGTGGAAGCGATGATCCTAAAGTTTTTAATGAAGATGTTTTTAGTTTTAGAAGAATCCGATTGGCGCCGACTGTGGTTTTGATTGGGTTTGGAATTACGATTTATTCTATTTTTAAGAAAAGTAAAACTGCCTAA
- a CDS encoding undecaprenyl-diphosphate phosphatase, which yields MDYIQAIVLAIIEGITEFLPISSTGHMIIASSFFGIAHDDFTKLFTVVIQLGAILSVVVLYFKRFFQTLDFYFKLLAAFIPAVVFGLLFSKKIDALLENPITVAISLVIGGIILLKVDDWFTQKEETQETEKISYATAVKIGLFQCLAMIPGVSRSGASIIGGMSQKLSRKTAAEFSFFLAVPTMLGATVKKCYDYYKDGFVLSHDQINFLIIGNVVAFIVALLAIKSFIGYLSKHGFKMFGYYRIVAGLAILLIHYFVMTLTTL from the coding sequence ATGGATTATATTCAAGCCATTGTTCTGGCCATTATTGAAGGGATAACTGAATTTCTTCCGATTTCTTCTACAGGTCACATGATTATTGCCTCTTCCTTTTTTGGGATTGCACATGATGATTTTACCAAATTATTTACCGTTGTGATTCAGCTTGGCGCGATACTATCAGTAGTAGTTTTGTATTTCAAAAGATTTTTTCAAACGCTTGATTTTTATTTCAAATTACTAGCGGCTTTTATTCCGGCTGTGGTTTTTGGATTGCTATTTAGTAAAAAGATTGATGCTTTGTTGGAAAACCCAATCACGGTTGCAATTTCCTTAGTAATTGGCGGAATCATTTTACTGAAAGTAGACGATTGGTTTACCCAAAAAGAAGAGACTCAAGAAACAGAGAAAATAAGTTATGCTACGGCAGTTAAAATTGGTTTGTTTCAATGCTTGGCTATGATACCAGGAGTTTCCCGAAGTGGTGCGAGTATTATTGGTGGGATGTCTCAAAAATTATCTCGTAAAACGGCTGCTGAATTTTCGTTTTTCTTGGCGGTTCCAACGATGCTTGGAGCTACGGTTAAGAAATGTTACGATTATTACAAAGACGGTTTTGTATTGAGTCATGACCAAATTAACTTTTTGATTATTGGTAATGTCGTGGCATTTATTGTGGCGCTGTTGGCTATTAAATCGTTTATTGGGTATTTATCCAAACATGGTTTTAAAATGTTCGGTTACTATAGAATTGTAGCAGGTTTAGCGATACTTCTTATCCATTACTTTGTAATGACATTAACTACGCTTTAA
- the truB gene encoding tRNA pseudouridine(55) synthase TruB → MTAEDYLEGQILLIDKPLTWSSFQAVNKLKYLLKRKYDLPKKFKIGHAGTLDPLATGLLIVCTGKFTKRITEIQGQAKEYTGTFTIGATTPSYDMETEVDATFPTDHITAEFIQETTKQFLGEIDQKPPVFSAIKKDGKRLYEHARAGEEVEIASRKTTIHEFEITRIALPEIDFRVVCSKGTYIRSLAFDFGKALHSGAYLSVLRRTKIGDYDVANAISPSGFEQLLNQP, encoded by the coding sequence ATGACTGCTGAAGACTATTTAGAAGGTCAAATTCTTCTCATTGACAAACCGCTGACTTGGTCTTCCTTTCAAGCGGTGAATAAGTTGAAGTACCTTCTGAAAAGGAAATATGATCTTCCTAAAAAATTCAAAATTGGTCATGCTGGCACTTTAGATCCTTTAGCCACAGGATTACTGATTGTTTGCACTGGAAAGTTTACCAAACGCATTACTGAAATTCAAGGTCAAGCCAAAGAATATACTGGAACTTTTACTATTGGGGCTACTACTCCTTCCTACGATATGGAAACGGAAGTGGATGCTACTTTTCCAACAGATCATATTACAGCCGAATTTATCCAAGAGACAACAAAACAATTCCTTGGTGAAATTGACCAAAAACCTCCTGTTTTTTCGGCTATCAAAAAAGACGGAAAACGTTTGTATGAACACGCTCGTGCTGGCGAAGAAGTGGAGATAGCGTCAAGAAAAACTACCATTCACGAATTTGAAATCACCAGAATTGCTTTGCCTGAAATTGATTTTAGAGTAGTCTGCAGCAAAGGAACTTATATTCGTTCGCTAGCTTTTGATTTTGGAAAAGCACTCCATTCAGGTGCTTATTTATCCGTTTTACGACGCACTAAGATTGGCGATTACGATGTTGCCAATGCTATTTCACCATCGGGATTTGAGCAGCTGCTAAATCAGCCCTAG
- the pyrH gene encoding UMP kinase has protein sequence MKYKRILLKLSGEALMGERQYGIDPKRLAEYADEIKEIHDKGVEIAIVIGGGNIFRGVAGASNGMDRVQGDYMGMLATIINGMALQGALEDKGMLTRLQTALKIEAIAEPYIKRRAVRHLEKGRIVIFGAGTGNPYFTTDTAAVLRGVEVHADVILKGTRVDGIYDADPEKNPNAVKFDSITFDDVIKKGLNVMDSTAFTLSQENALPIVVFDMNKKGNLLKICNGESIGTVVKI, from the coding sequence ATGAAATACAAAAGAATTCTTCTAAAACTAAGCGGTGAAGCTTTAATGGGCGAAAGACAATATGGTATCGACCCAAAACGTTTAGCCGAATATGCCGATGAAATCAAAGAAATTCATGATAAAGGTGTAGAAATTGCCATCGTTATTGGTGGAGGAAATATTTTTAGAGGAGTTGCTGGAGCCAGTAATGGTATGGATAGAGTGCAGGGGGATTACATGGGAATGCTTGCTACGATTATCAACGGAATGGCATTACAAGGTGCATTAGAAGATAAAGGCATGTTAACTCGTTTGCAAACTGCTTTAAAAATTGAAGCGATTGCAGAGCCCTATATCAAAAGAAGAGCTGTTCGTCATTTAGAAAAAGGAAGAATTGTTATTTTTGGAGCTGGAACTGGAAATCCTTATTTCACGACAGACACTGCTGCGGTACTACGTGGCGTAGAAGTACATGCTGATGTAATTTTGAAAGGAACACGTGTTGACGGAATTTATGATGCTGATCCAGAGAAAAATCCAAATGCCGTGAAATTTGACAGCATTACATTTGATGATGTTATCAAAAAAGGATTGAATGTTATGGACAGTACAGCGTTCACTTTAAGTCAGGAAAACGCTTTACCGATTGTGGTTTTTGATATGAATAAAAAAGGAAATTTACTAAAAATATGTAACGGTGAATCTATTGGCACCGTAGTGAAAATATAG